GCATCTGCAGGCTCCACACCGATTATCTTCACCTGGAGCACATGTACAAAGAATAGGAGCTTAAAATATGTGGAAAAAAACTTTACTCTCGATCAGCGGTTCAAACAACCCATGTTCTAGAAATATGTTTATGACAAGTTAGCATAAATAAGTGCCATTAGAATTCAGCACCTCAATATAAGGGCAAATGTTCTTTAGATGAAAAATACTAGGAAACAATAAGAAACAGCAGGTAGGGGCTCCCTTTGTGGAAGAGACCAAGAATCAAAACATCGCATCTTTCCAAAtggccccatttggaaacacttagaGCTTACATGTttaatgttgggttatttgagtttttaattggtGAAATTACTGTAATGACCTTTTGtacttaaaaatttaaattttataaaattttcttacTCGTCAAGAAACATAGCTCTAGTTCCCTCACAAACTATTACATCACACACTAAAAGTAATAAGAACCAATAAACCAACTAAATCTTGGCATTTAGTAGTAGACAAGCTCAAAACTCGTGAAGGATATAGCCTTGATGATTTCCTAGTGTAAAACTTTAGAAAGGCTGAAGGAGAACTCATAAGAAGATGGCTGGCAGTTAAACAATATGGCTTGTGTCAAAGATTTATAAGAACAAGCCCAGATCTATCTTAGAATGAAAAGACCATTCACCTCATTCTCAACAGTTGCAAGAAAGGGCTGacctttttcttttgaaaaaaaaaatatataatttcattacaACCTCAGTCAAAGCTACAGTCGCGTCggcaataaaagaaatatattcaAATAGTACAAGTCACGACGTGAGTGTTCGTGAATTCAAGAAAAGGTCAATGAAACACGcttaaatataaagaaatggCAAGACCTTATACTTCCTATTGAGAAATGTCAATAGGAAAATTATGTAGATCCATCACAATATTTGCTgaccttttcaaaaaaattacatttaaaaaatagcAACTTGATgttgatatttaataaaagaaaaccaTCATTGAACAAAAGAGATAGAAATCAAACCTCTGGAGACACCCTCTTCACATATGCTGCAATACCAGCTATTAACCCACCACCTCCAACGGGCACAAAGATAGCATGCAATGGGGATTTCATTTGACGCACAATCTCCATACCAGTAGTAGCCTGTCCTATGATAACATCAGGATGATCAAATGGAGGTATGAATGTCCGGCCTTCCTCTTCTCCTCTTTTCTTTGCATATGCTTGTGCTTCATCATATGAATCCCCAATAAGAACAACACAAGCACCCAATCGTTTAACTGATTTCCACTGTTTTATTTTACAACCCATGTTGATTAAAACGAATAGAAAGCATTTTCAGAATGTAGAAGAAACAAATCATATACCTTGATTTCAGGAGTTGTAACAGGCATCACAATCACAGCATCACAACCAAGCCTTTGAGCAGATAAAGCAACCCCTTGGGCATGATTTCCAGCAGATGAACATATAACCCCTCTTTCCAATTGCTCTTTTGAAAGTTTAGCCATCATATTATAAGCTCCTCTAAGTTTGAATGAGAACACCTAAAGTTTATAAACATTCTTAGTCACTAATTAAAGAAAGACATCAATTCTATTTCCCCATCAGTAATAGATCTAACTTACTGGCTGCAAATCTTCTCTTTTTAGCCAGATATTAACACCAAGTTTTTCTGAAAGCTTTGGAGCTAGCTGCAAAGGAGATTCAATAGCAACATCATAGACCTTCGAAGACAATACATTGGTCAAGTATTCCATCGCGTTGAGCAAATTGGTGCCGGATCCTTGAATGTCTTGATCGGGCACTGCGCCGAGGAACCCGGCTGGGTATTGGAGAGAATCAGATGACACACGTAACAAAGGCGGCGCCGGTAAATTTGACTGAGGTGAAGTCGTGCCATTCAAAAGGGATGGTTTTGAGGATGCCCCGTCTGTGGGTTTAGATAGGGCGGAGTAGATTAATGGTCTGATCTTgttggcggcggcggcggcggcgggcTTGCTAGTGAAGATATCGTTGAAATGGGATTTagttttgtttgtatttttttggcGAAGAAGTAGTTGATGGGTAGGAGCAAAATGAAGGGCTTCCATGGAAACGTTTACTCGAGCTTCTGGCGGAGACTGGACTGGAAGTGGCGGGGAAGATAAAAGGGTTCTAAGTGTAGTAATACCTAATTCCAACTAatacacatatttttttatttactaatttattctttgatgatgagatttgtttttttatatgaattgtGGTATTGAAAATAGGGTTGTTAAGGACTAggttgttaaaaaaaaaaaaaaaaagtcacgCAATGGTTGGTGTCATGTTTTTCAAGATGTTGAAGGTAGGAGGATGGTTCAGTTTGGTTGGTTATAAAATCGGTGGATTGATCAGTTCGGATCGATTTTTTGATTTTGCTTGCACCactgattgaaaaaaaatatataattttaataatagaatgtatttattatttgtgtttaataCCTTTTTGTGACTCTATTTGAAATTTGTGTATATTAAAGTACATAGGATAAAAAAAtctatgtaatatttttaatatgagtttggaaatttattttgaatggtttgtaacttatattaattatacatttatcaACAATTTAAAATCGGTAATAGAGATTGATGGAGGCAcacaaataatttatcttttgactttgttgttttgtttgattttatatttgattttattgttttatttttaattatcattatttcaatttaaactaGTTTTATGTAATTAGTTAAAAATCTTAAGTTTTATTCCACTAAAATTTATCTACTTAACTAAAagtcttaaattttatttttcttaaaaagttGTAAGTTGAATGAGAGTAATTAGTCtctatcattttaatttagtaaaatggaataaaaaaacattaattccTATTAACATGAAAACAAATTTTAGTTtatcagtttttttttattaatttttaagttcATTACAAAAGGGGATATATTACTAAAATCCTTACTTTGATCAATAAAATGCTTTCATacatttataaaacaaaaattgtttttttacaatatttaaagtttattcGGCCTAAACTAAAGAgataaaagtttaaacaaaatgtaataataattcatttacttgttaatttttttactaaaatatacCATTTTTCTAGTTATTTTTAATGTGAGATTAAGAGTTAATTTTGAAAACTTacttaaaatagtttattttaaaaaatattaaagtatatttatatataattaagtataaaattaaataaataataaataaaactaaaaaaaatcattttacataacaaattatatgaattcatttatttgaataaataattaaatttttatttataaatataaaattcattttttttttatgaaatagtaaaatcaaaattatttataatattgtaaaagtTTAACTATtcaaaagtttaattaaaataattctctaAAATGTTACGTAGTAGTAGTAAAATGTTTCGCTTTTAGTAATCCAATGGAGATTTTAACTAATTTGTGTGatgaaataattcaaattagaaGAGAATATATACAAATTCACATTCTTTTGAAAACCATTGCGGGTCATCAACCCAATTTTTTAAGTTGGACtggaattaatttttgtaaaggtaaaacaaataaataaacaaatgggattatttaaaagtaataaataacaataacaaaatatttctcAGTATCATCTTCCGACTAGAGATTTACCGTTTCATACTATCTCATCTTCCAGGAAAGGTAAGACTCTGGACACAGAGGAAGACATATGATCAACTAAACTTGAAAGGTAAGACTCTGGACACAGAGGAAGACATATGATCGACtaaacttgaacaaatctggaATTGATCAGACGAAGTGAAAATATCTAATCTTCTTAATGCAAAAACGATTAGAGTTAAGATCAGTGGGTAACCTTTTTAACCGGAAAAATTTCTGGCTCTAATTTTCGGTCGAaccggattttgaccggttcgaaAGGTTACCGTATATAAGTCAAAAGCCGAACCGTCTATTCCACGGTTTCGCGGTCGGATCGATTAGACGGACGGTCagaccgcgtattttaaaactatgcaaatttataagaaaattaagaaCATACACAACAGCATAAACAATTAACAAAAACCAAGAGGGTCATATATGGATCCCAAGTTTGGATTATTGGAAATGAATGTACCTATTGTTCGCTGTAGTTGGAAGAATCAAATACAGAAACTTGGAAGCTCAATAAGTTAAAccaataataaagaaaaacacaCAATCATTATCGTATGAATTCTGAGACATGTTGTGTTTCTAGAAggaaaaaacaacaaaaactcTAGCCTTAAACTAACATAAGTCAATAAATAACGATCAAAGACACAAATACTTAGCGTATATACACAATATATATTGACCATCTTAAGGCGGCTTGGCTTGGCTTGGCTTGGCCTATTACTCATGTAGGTAGAGATGTCTTTGCTGCGAGATGTGTGAGTGCGCGCCTATGGTATGTGTTCCTGATCTTCTTGTATTTCTGAACAAAAACACTAACCTCGATCTCTCTTTCCACCAGCTGCTCGTGCAATCTCTCCGATTCCTCATCATTCTTCTTCATTGCATCTGTCAATATCGGGTCACATCAAAATTAGGGTCCAATTTATGAACCACCCGCGATAGTTCAAGTAGAAACAGTCTTGACCAGCTGAGGTCTTAAATTAGGTTCAATTCTCATCATCACTAAATAATGCAATTTATACCTTCAAGCCTCTGGAGCAAGGATGAAGGGGAGTAAAACTTGAGTATATCGCCTTTTTGTCTCTCCAACTCGTTTAGCTTCTCCAATGAAGCAGCCAATTCAGTTGTTCGAATAATCCTGCACTGTAATTTTGACATGAATGTAAAGTACAGTGGTTTATTTGAATATCTCAAATGAATGATTTGAAGggtgataataaaaaattcctATGTCTACTCACACCTGATTCCTTAGTTCCATTATCTGAGGTTCTTTCTCCAgatttgaccctagtttaaaataAAGCATTAGGAACACcacaataataacataattagcTCGAAACGAAAGGGAAaggaaattaaattaatcaacaCAAGATGGAACCACTCACTAGCCAGCTGCACGGTTTCCTTGCGAAGTTCATCTCTTACCTGACATTAGGGTAAAAACGAACAAACCATATAAGAAATTTCATTACTATATTTGATTACGAATCATGCACGACAACTTTGATTCTAAATCTGATAACAGAAGAAGCattagaataaaattaatgatcTCAAGTAATAAGAGTCTTAAACTAAGACCATAAGATCTCAAGTTTGATTGTGCTAAACGACTTTCAATATTTCTTTGATCATAATCTCCAAGTTTATATGGCTTGTGTTTGAGACTTTCGATAGTTGTGTGTTCAGGAAACAGAAAAGGATCCATAGAACGTGGACATATACATACTGTGAGTCAGTTATTAACAATATGATCTGTATGCTATATTATTCTGAAAAGCCACAATGTATGCATTTGGAATCGTCttataagaaaagaaaacagtTATTGTAAATGACATTGGCAACTAGACATATACGAGAgctttaaaatgaaaatgagaGACACAAGCTATATGGAACATTGACATTGACAATATCCTTTGTTTGTTTAACCATTCAATGAAAAGGTTAAGAGAAATGGTTAAATGTAAAAAGGAAAGGTGGTAAAAGGGTGGGTCAAAATACTCACATTGTTTTGTGTTTTGACCTGATCAAGTGAAAGTAAGAAGTGATAGTATGCATCTTTATCAGACAAAAGCTTCCTTAATTCATCCAGACTGAAACAAATTGAAGACATAATCAAGTTCTTGTTCAAAGTAAGTTCAAATCTAAACATGTTAGACCCAAAATTAAGCAAAGTTTTTAGGTAATAATAAGAACCAAGGACATAAAAGGGTTaccttttatcttttaatacaGAAACAAATCCAGCAGCCTCAGAAGGTGAAACGGGAGACAATGATTGTGGGCGATCTGAAAACCTATTATGTACAGTGGTAGAGCTTCCAGAAGGAGGAGGATACCATGAGTTTGTAGGGATCTGTTGTTGATCCTGTTTCTCTTGAGAACCCCTGCCAATAGTAcattgaaagaaagaaaattgatTTCGGACTTTCAGTTTCTTAGAATCTATGGAAAGACTATAAGATAAAACATTTAGCAGCTTCAATTATTAAATTGGATGATATGAAATCTGCCGAGCAGATAAAACCTAATCCTGCGGAGAAGTTAGGAAATAATTAAGAAGAAGGATTAATTTACCAGAAGGACTTGAACATGACTGACTATAAGTGAGCAAGATTGATGGCCGGCCGGCCGTCCGATCAGTCGTCGGTCGGAGATGTTTCCAAATGCTCAGTAAGAAGAAGTCTTCTTCTACAGTGTTCACTTCGCGTTTGATTTTTTTTGCTTAAACGCGTCGGAACGCAGCAACCACGCGGCAAATCGCAGCgataatcaatataattaacttaatctattatttatctttctttttttaattattttgaagattacACTATccaatttaaagtatttttatttaaaattattaattaaatatcattctTCTCATTGTAtgctttaataaaatataaaactattttaaaaaaaagattacaataaaatagtgttactattttgaaaaataacatattaatccaaaataaacttaaaaagtaCCTAAAATTAACTATTCAAAATCATACTAAACAATATTAgcataaaaaaactcaatttattatataaagagaagataaatttaatatataaaataaaaacgttACTCAACATTAATAAGTtccttatattaattaataagcacttaatttaacttaatgtatttttaataattatttatttaataatataaattaattagttaataattgaGTTCATTCATATCATCCTCTACccatcttttatatttttctatcaaaactcattaaatatatattttcttctataatcaattaattacttcattttataaatataaaatatatataattaaaattaataatacttaattaaataatttaaataatatatattagaataaaaataaaaatacttatataaatattaaaataaaatatattatataaatattaaaataacacacatTTTATCTcttacttaatttataaatataatataatattagatataataaatatgataaactaaaataaataaatttcgtacaaattaaaattaaatatattatataaaattaaaaaaataaatatattttatctctgtaatttaattttatttcataaacttattttaaaacaaaagttgttTGTTTCATTAGATATGTATATAAGGAAAAtgtgacgaaatgaccctaaaaatatcttaaatgtgctggtataaaattaattggttgatacaatttttaaatattttgacgaAATTATACCGTCACGCATAACGCGAATGACAGAATCGTTTCGCGatgaaaaaatctttaaaaataaggAAGAAGACAAAGCAACGAGGAGAGAGAAAAGGGGAAAGAAGACAAAACAGTGTGAAGAGAGACGCGAAAGGTAATATTATCACGCGAAGAGCAATATCGTCACGCGAAGAGCATAATCATAACGCGAAGACAAGATCGTCTCGCAAAAGGCAGGATCGTTTACAGTGCACAATTAAATTCAAGGACTTTCTCGTCAAATTTCCTGtatataatgtattatatttataaaattaaataaatattttattttaattttaattaaagcgAAGTAATTAATGAGTTTAGAAGGGTATAACgggaagaaaaataagaaaaatgaaattgttgAATGGAATGGACCACTAGCTTGAGCTCGACTATGTAAAAGTGATAATGGAGGAAGAACACCAAATTCATCTTGGGCCATTAACATAAGCATCATGCCTTCTTCACTCTCCTTTTCTCTCCTCACCTCTCCTCTTCCTTCCCACAACCGCCCTTGTTACCGCATTTCCAAGCCGCCAAACCATCTCTCCGTTAAATCCTCCGCCGACAAAGACAAACCCACAACTTCAAACGGCAAACCGAGCAACAATACCAATACAGGATCATGGGTCAGCCCCAATTGGCTCACTTCCCTAACTCGATCCATAACAATCGGAAAAGACGATTCCAACATACCAATTGCGAATGCAAAGCTTGAAGATGTGTCTGACCTTCTTGGCGGCGCTCTTTTTCTACCTCTGTTTAAATGGATGAATGAATATGGCCCAATTTACAGACTTGCAGCTGGTCCAAGAAATTTCGTTATTGTAAGTGACCCTGCAATTGCTAAACATGTTTTGAGAAATTATGGTAAATACTCAAAAGGGCTTGTTGCTGAGGTATCTGAATTTCTATTTGGTTCTGGATTCGCCATTGCTGAAGGTCCCCTTTGGACGGTATACTTAAACAATCTTCCAAATTTTGTGTTCTCTTTTGACGTTTCTTAGCTCAAATTGAGAGAAATTGGGTTTTCATTTTCAGGCTAGACGTAGGGCTGTTGTTCCATCTTTACACAAGAAGTATTTATCGATCATGGTTGATCGTGTATTCTGCAAATGTGCTGAAAGACTGGTTGAAAAGCTTAAACTTGCTTCCCTAACTGGAACTCCGGTGAACATGGAGGCGAAATTCTCTCAACTGACTCTGGATGTAATTGGTTTATCAGTTTTCAACTACAATTTCGATTCTCTTACAACTGATAGCCCTGTTATTGATGCGGTTTACACTGCTTTAAAAGAAGCTGAAGCTCGTTCTACAGATCTGTTACCTTATTGGCAGGCATATCATCTATCTATGTATATGAATATGATTCTTTTCTGggttttatattattgttaatctTGAACGATACCCATTTCATTTAACTTCATTTGTAGATTGATGTTCTATGTAAGATCATTCCAAGACAGATAAAAGCTGAAAAAGCTGTTACAGTCATTAGAAGGACTGTGGAAGAACTCATTACCAAATGTAAAGAAATTGTCGAGGCTGAGGGTGAAAGGATTAGTGGCGACGAGGAGTATGTAAACGATGCAGATCCTAGTATTCTTCGGTTTTTGATTGCTAGTAGAGAAGAggtgtatttaaattaaaacacaattaactgttgttttattttgtgtgtttttgaattaatattcaTGTTTTTCCACTTATTGTAGGTTTCGAGTGTACAATTGCGAGATGACCTATTGTCGATGTTAGTTGCAGGTCATGAGACGACTGGTTCAGTTTTAACTTGGACTTCATATCTTCTAAGTAAGGTATAACATTAACAGATAATAGTTTccatttcttatattattatataaacttGTGATCAATTCAGTTTGTTAATTCTTTTCATGATGAAAGAATCCATCATCTTTG
This is a stretch of genomic DNA from Impatiens glandulifera chromosome 4, dImpGla2.1, whole genome shotgun sequence. It encodes these proteins:
- the LOC124935681 gene encoding carotene epsilon-monooxygenase, chloroplastic, translated to MPSSLSFSLLTSPLPSHNRPCYRISKPPNHLSVKSSADKDKPTTSNGKPSNNTNTGSWVSPNWLTSLTRSITIGKDDSNIPIANAKLEDVSDLLGGALFLPLFKWMNEYGPIYRLAAGPRNFVIVSDPAIAKHVLRNYGKYSKGLVAEVSEFLFGSGFAIAEGPLWTARRRAVVPSLHKKYLSIMVDRVFCKCAERLVEKLKLASLTGTPVNMEAKFSQLTLDVIGLSVFNYNFDSLTTDSPVIDAVYTALKEAEARSTDLLPYWQIDVLCKIIPRQIKAEKAVTVIRRTVEELITKCKEIVEAEGERISGDEEYVNDADPSILRFLIASREEVSSVQLRDDLLSMLVAGHETTGSVLTWTSYLLSKNPSSLEKAREEVDRVLQGRLPSYEDIKDLKYLMRCINESMRLYPHPPVLIRRSQIVDQLPGNYNVKPGQDIMISVYNIHHSPQVWERAEEFIPERFDLDGPVPNETNTDFRFIPFSGGPRKCVGDQFALMEAIVSLAIFIQKMEFELVPDQNISMTTGATIHTTNGLYMKVRERQTKPAFASSYSESSSF
- the LOC124936334 gene encoding vacuolar protein-sorting-associated protein 37 homolog 1-like; the protein is MFKSFWGSQEKQDQQQIPTNSWYPPPSGSSTTVHNRFSDRPQSLSPVSPSEAAGFVSVLKDKSLDELRKLLSDKDAYYHFLLSLDQVKTQNNVRDELRKETVQLARSNLEKEPQIMELRNQCRIIRTTELAASLEKLNELERQKGDILKFYSPSSLLQRLEDAMKKNDEESERLHEQLVEREIEVSVFVQKYKKIRNTYHRRALTHLAAKTSLPT
- the LOC124935993 gene encoding threonine dehydratase 1 biosynthetic, chloroplastic-like, which encodes MEALHFAPTHQLLLRQKNTNKTKSHFNDIFTSKPAAAAAANKIRPLIYSALSKPTDGASSKPSLLNGTTSPQSNLPAPPLLRVSSDSLQYPAGFLGAVPDQDIQGSGTNLLNAMEYLTNVLSSKVYDVAIESPLQLAPKLSEKLGVNIWLKREDLQPVFSFKLRGAYNMMAKLSKEQLERGVICSSAGNHAQGVALSAQRLGCDAVIVMPVTTPEIKWKSVKRLGACVVLIGDSYDEAQAYAKKRGEEEGRTFIPPFDHPDVIIGQATTGMEIVRQMKSPLHAIFVPVGGGGLIAGIAAYVKRVSPEVKIIGVEPADANAMALSLHHGQRVMLDQVGGFADGVAVKVVGEETFRLCKDLIDGIVLVSRDAICASIKDMFEEKRSILEPAGALSLAGAEAYCKYYGLKGVNVVAITSGANMNFDRLRLVTELADVGRQREAVLTTFMPEEPGSFKRFCELVGPMNITEFKYRYNINKKEALVLYSVGLHTVSELEAMVKRMKSAGLRTNNLTDNDLVKDHLRHLVGGRSNVDNELLCRFVFPERPGALMKFLHVLSPRWNISLFHYRGQGDTGANVLVGIQVPVSEMTEFRDLANDLGYEYNIESDNEAFKLLMQY